GGCTTCCATGCTTCGGACCCCAGCACCATGCGGCGAACCGTGCAGCTGGCGGTGCAGCACGACGTGCGTATTGGTGCTCACCCGGCGTACCCGGACCTGGTCGGCTTCGGTCGCCGCTCGATGGCCTGCTCACCAGCGGAAGTGGAGGACCTGGTGCTCTATCAGCTGGGTGCGCTGGATGCCATCTGCCGTGCGGAAGGAACACGGGTCGCCTATCTGAAACCACATGGTGCGCTGTACAACGATATGCTGCATCAGCCGGAATTGCTGCGAGCCGTCATGACCGCCTGCGCTGCCTTTAACCCGCAACTGCCACTGATGCTCCTGGCCCGACGCGATAACACAGTCCCGCAGACGATGGCCTCCGAGCTTGGCCTGACCCTGTGGCAGGAAGCGTTTGCCGATCGCACCTACACACCTGAGGGTTTGCTCACACCGCGCAATCAGCCGGGCGCGGTGCTGCATGATGCCGAGCACATCCTCACGCAAGCGCTGACCCTGGCCCGCGGCGAAACGCTGCGCGCCAGCGATGGCAGTGCCTTGCAGCTACAGGTGGATACGCTCTGCGTGCATGGTGACAATCCACATTCTGTCGCTATCGTGCGCCAATTGCGCAGCGCGCTGGATAGTATTCAGCCACCATGAAACCCCGTATTGAGCGGGTAGCGGTCGATGCGCTCTGCGTGCACCTTGGTGATTCAATCGATGCGGACTTGCTGCCCTGGCTACAAGCCGCCGACCAGGCTCTGCGCCAGCGATTTGGTGCCTGCCTGATTGATCTGGTGCCCGCCTATACCACATTGCTGCTGCACTACGATCTGATGCAGCTGAGCGACAACCAGGCCCGCGCATGGATTGATCAGGCGCTGCATGCGTTGCAACCGATCAGTGCCAGCGCCGGCAAGCAGCATGAGTTGCCGGTCTGGTATGACCCCAGCGTAGGTCCCGATCTCGCCCAGACCGCTGGTCACCTGGGTTGCTCACAGAGTGAACTGATACGCTTGCACAGCCGGCCCGTCTATCAGGTCTATGCGCTGGGATTCGCCCCCGGCTTTGCCTATCTCGGTTTGCTCGACCCGGCTCTGGCTCTGCCGCGCCTGGCAACACCCCGCCAGCAGGTGCCGGCCGGCAGTGTTGCCATTGCCGAACGACAAACGGCGATTTACCCGTTGCCATCACCTGGCGGCTGGCACCTGCTTGGACGCATGCCCCTGCCGCTTTTCGATCCGCATACTGCGCCCTACAGCCTTCTGCAACCGGGGGATCAGGTAAAAATGGTGCCAGTCGAGCGCGATGAATTCATCCGGCTTGGTGGCGACCCGACACCCTGCGGAGAAACAGCATGAGCCAGCTGCGGGTGCTGAAAACCCTCGGCCTGGCGCAACTGCAGGATGGTGGCCGTTTCGGTTGCCGACATCTCGGGGTGACTCAGGGTGGTGCGCTGGACTGGTTGGCCGCCGGGCAGGCCAACCGCCTGCTGGGCAACCCACCCGACGCTGCTGTCGTTGAAATCCCCTGGGGCGGGCTCAGCCTGCTGATCGAAGAGGACAGCACGCTGGCACTATGTGGCGCCGATCTGGCCGCGACCCTTGACGGCGAAGCAGTCGAGAACAACACCAGCTTTGCCGTGCGCGCCGGACAGCAGCTGGATTGCCACAGCCCCCGCCTCGGAGTACGGGGCTATCTCTCCGCCCCCGACGGTTTCAGCGCCCCAAACCTGCTTGGCGCCTGCGCGACCGTGAGCCGCGAACGCCTTGGCGGCCTGCATGGTGATGGTCGAGCCCTGCAAACAGGTGATCTGCTGGCATATGGTATCCGTGCTGTGCGCCCGACCCGACTGCCCCAGGACAATTATTTTGACCTGTCCGCACCAGCCAGTCTGGACCTGTTGTTTGGCGCTGAATATGCTCGCTTTGCCGGCCCCAGCCTGTTCGCTCTGGTCAATCAGGCCTGGCAAGTGGATCGGCGGGCCGACCGCATGGGGGCGCGTCTGAGCGGCCCTCGTCTTGATTATCAAGGCCCGGGGCTGGTGTCGACGGGGATCCCCCTGGGGGCGATACAGGTACCTCCCGATGGTCAGCCGATCATTCTGTTGCAGGACAGACAAACCATTGGCGGCTACCCGCGTATCGGCGCCTTGACGCCCCTGGCGGTTGCGCGATTGGCGCAATGCTCGCCTGGGCAGATGCTGCATCTGCGTACCATTGGTCAGGAGGCCGCCCTTCAACAGACACTGCACTGGCTGTACAAACTCCAGCAGCAACTATAATGACCGATAACACCCGACATGGCTGTCGCCCCCAACACTCCTACAAGAAGCCAGCCAATGTGCCCGATTACCCGACCAACCGTTGTTCGGTCAGTTTTACTGGGGCTGCTGCTCTTGCTGACGAGCCCGCTGAGCCAGGCCGAACCGCTGAAGTGGACCGTGTGGCCAATACCCGGCGTCGTGAATGTTGCCGATGGCAAGCCTACCGACGGCATCACCATGCTCGCGTTGCGCCAATTGATGCAGCGCCTGCCGGAGCTGGAACCCGATTACCGGCTGGCCAATCGCTTGCGCCAGCAGCGGGATATGGAATATGGCCTGCAATTCTGCTCGACGCCACTGTTCAAGCGCCCGGATACCGACCGTTACGCCTATTTCGTGCCTTTCCTGGTCAGCACGCCAATTCAGGCCGTAGTGCGCCGCGACCAACTGGAGCACTTTCCACTGCGCGACAACCGTCTGGTGCTGAGTGATTTGCTTGAAACAACCGATTCTCATGTTGCGGTATCCGCCTTTCGCACCTACCCGCCGTTGATTCAGGACTGGCTGGCTGTCGCCGAGCCACTCGGCCGCGCTGAGCGCATCAGTGGTAGCCTGAGCGGATCAAATCTGTTGCTGATGGTCAGTCATGGCCGCATTGATCTGACCTTCGAATTTGCCACCATCACCCGTGCGGTCAGCAGCCAGTTGCAACCGCCCGAGCCTCTGCTCAGCCTGCCACTGGCCGAAGAAATGGAGCTGGTAGTGTCCGGCATCTACTGTTCAGGCAGTGACTGGGGGCGGGCCATGGCCGAACAACTGGATCAGGCCATTCGAGAACTGCTCCAGGACCCGCAGGCACTGGAGCAACTACTCGCCCTGTATGCTGACTATTTGCCTGCGGAAACCTGGGCAGCCTTTGACAAGAAGATCATCGCCTATTACCGCGAACGCGCCGAACACGTTACCCAGTGGCCTAGTCCAACCGTTGCAGACAGCGTGCCAGAGTCGCCGACTCCCGCTGAAACCATTCCGCCGCCACCGGAGCCTGATCAGTAGTCGCCTGTGGCTGCCAATCCGGCAACCAGGTATCCAGTTGCCAGCGCCGCTGCAGCAATTCACCGGCTTCCACACACTCCTGGGATAGCTGCCCACTGGCCATATCGTCCCAGGCAAAACCATCAAGGCTCAACAGTGGCTGGCATGCACGGCCCGGATGGGTCGAGCGCTCAACCTGATACCCCTGTTGCCAATCACCTCGCGCCAGCGCCGTATCACATCCCAGGAGGGCGGCCAATTGTTCTGCCTGGCCAACCGCTGCCGCCACGGCGGCGGGCAAGCGCCCCTGGGACTCAACCATGCCGGCCCGGCCGCGCACCAGGGCCGCCACATCACCGGCGATAATCAACCCACCCCCTTGATGGCGCAGGTGACCGGCATCATCGCGCTCCTCCAGCAAACGCAAACCCACCAAAGGGCCTGGGCCGGGTGGTTGCAAGCGCCAGTCCTCTACATAGGCCCCACTGGGAGCAAATTCCAGCATGCAGTTGCCGATCCGTTGCAATAATGCCGGTTCCGGCCAGGGGTTGTGCAACTGCAAACTGACGCCGCCCTCCCAGGCCAGGGCTTTACCATCCCACAGCGTGTCTGCTTGCCAGCCTTCACGCGTGGCAATCAACGCCAATTCATCGGCACGGTAATCAGCCCAGGCTTTGGCGGCCAAGGGTTCCGGACCCGGGGGCAAACGCAAATCCAGCGTAAAACCGCCGCACTGCAACCAGTACACTTGCGTCTGCTCATCGCTCAAACCATTGGCAAAGCTGATGCAACGGCGACGAAAGCAGCCGAGCATCCAATCCGGTACCTGGCTGTTGAATGCTGCCGGCAGTTCTTCCAGTAATTGATTCAGTCGCATATTCCAGCCTCCGGCCGCTGGCCAAAACTGGATACCGGGCGAGACGCTGCCGGTAATACCAGTTCACCACTGGCAAGACGCGACTTCAGATAAGTGAAGGTTTGCGCGGTCTGGGCAAACAGATGCTCTCCGCAGACCAGAGCCGGATAACGAGCTGGTCGGCTGGCACTGACAAACTCTGGCAAGGGTTCAATAACCGTGTCGTAGTCCAGATTACAGAACAGCGGAAAGGCGTAACGCTCTTCGGCAACCTTGCGCACGCGGTGCTGGGTAGCAACGAACTCGCCATTGCTCAGTGCCTCGAGCATATCGCCGATATTGATCACAAAGGCATCGGGCAGCACCGGTGCATCAATCCATTCGCCAGCACCGTTGAGCACTTCCAGACCCGGGGCGGTGGGCAGCAAAATGGTGAAGCACTCGTAGTCTGTATGGGCGCCGATACCGGGCTGATCAGCCGGCGCATCGGGATTGTACGGGTAATGGATCAGGCGCAACTGACTGGGCGGGGTACTGATGTGGCGGGTAAAGCGGTCTTCATCCAGCCCCAGCGCGAGGGCAAAACCGCGAAACAGCAGATTGCCCAACGCCAGCGCCGCGCGATAGTAGGCTTCAACATCGGTCCGGAAACCCGGCAACGCGGTCAGTTCCGGCCACTGGGTTCGGCCCAGCATGGGGCGTGGGTCATCACGGCCCAGGTCATAGTTGATGTCGTAAGCCTCTTTGTAATCAACCACCCCGGGATAAACCTCTTCCTCGCCCTGGGGCACATATCCACTGTGATTGCGTGACTGGCCCACATGAAAGCGCTCCTTGCTGGCCAGCGGCAATTCGAACAGGGCCTGCGCCTGACGGCGAAGGCCGGCGATCAACGCCGGATCAACGCCATGCCCGGTGACATAGAGAAAACCCGCCGCACGGGCAGCTGCACCGAGTTTGTCGGCAGTCGCCTGGCGTTCAGCCGGATCGGTGGAATACAGGCCGTGAATATCCACGACCGGGAGCTCGGTAAAAGCGGTATGTGCAGAC
This sequence is a window from Halopseudomonas salegens. Protein-coding genes within it:
- a CDS encoding 5-oxoprolinase subunit PxpA; translation: MKTLLLNCDMGESLGPWVMGLDAEVMPYVDCANIACGFHASDPSTMRRTVQLAVQHDVRIGAHPAYPDLVGFGRRSMACSPAEVEDLVLYQLGALDAICRAEGTRVAYLKPHGALYNDMLHQPELLRAVMTACAAFNPQLPLMLLARRDNTVPQTMASELGLTLWQEAFADRTYTPEGLLTPRNQPGAVLHDAEHILTQALTLARGETLRASDGSALQLQVDTLCVHGDNPHSVAIVRQLRSALDSIQPP
- the pxpB gene encoding 5-oxoprolinase subunit PxpB, with protein sequence MKPRIERVAVDALCVHLGDSIDADLLPWLQAADQALRQRFGACLIDLVPAYTTLLLHYDLMQLSDNQARAWIDQALHALQPISASAGKQHELPVWYDPSVGPDLAQTAGHLGCSQSELIRLHSRPVYQVYALGFAPGFAYLGLLDPALALPRLATPRQQVPAGSVAIAERQTAIYPLPSPGGWHLLGRMPLPLFDPHTAPYSLLQPGDQVKMVPVERDEFIRLGGDPTPCGETA
- a CDS encoding 5-oxoprolinase subunit C family protein, whose translation is MSQLRVLKTLGLAQLQDGGRFGCRHLGVTQGGALDWLAAGQANRLLGNPPDAAVVEIPWGGLSLLIEEDSTLALCGADLAATLDGEAVENNTSFAVRAGQQLDCHSPRLGVRGYLSAPDGFSAPNLLGACATVSRERLGGLHGDGRALQTGDLLAYGIRAVRPTRLPQDNYFDLSAPASLDLLFGAEYARFAGPSLFALVNQAWQVDRRADRMGARLSGPRLDYQGPGLVSTGIPLGAIQVPPDGQPIILLQDRQTIGGYPRIGALTPLAVARLAQCSPGQMLHLRTIGQEAALQQTLHWLYKLQQQL
- a CDS encoding isopenicillin N synthase family dioxygenase; protein product: MSAHTAFTELPVVDIHGLYSTDPAERQATADKLGAAARAAGFLYVTGHGVDPALIAGLRRQAQALFELPLASKERFHVGQSRNHSGYVPQGEEEVYPGVVDYKEAYDINYDLGRDDPRPMLGRTQWPELTALPGFRTDVEAYYRAALALGNLLFRGFALALGLDEDRFTRHISTPPSQLRLIHYPYNPDAPADQPGIGAHTDYECFTILLPTAPGLEVLNGAGEWIDAPVLPDAFVINIGDMLEALSNGEFVATQHRVRKVAEERYAFPLFCNLDYDTVIEPLPEFVSASRPARYPALVCGEHLFAQTAQTFTYLKSRLASGELVLPAASRPVSSFGQRPEAGICD